The Acetivibrio saccincola genome window below encodes:
- a CDS encoding metallophosphoesterase family protein: MKFLFFTDSHIRGTTPKNRKDNFYETLKAKFLEIIDISKKLDVDYILHGGDWFDRPDISPSIVREFAIIIKKFEKPVYTVAGNHDIYGHNPDTIGRTMLGLLDGTGMVTLLRHGDEVLLKKNGITVCITGSSYNYDIDSEENYKKYYIVKKPPHADYAINIIHGMLLSKPFFEGIPYTLLDDIKDTEADITLAGHYHSGFGIRKQNGKFFINTGSIVRVSNSLAEIERRPGVVFIEIKDKIYVEEIQLKTALLGEEVLDKDKIEVSKDRNLKLHEFYQGISNSGRYKKVDILQIINEIVSDENLSPKIKEEALRRIGIARESLSKGGEEDY, encoded by the coding sequence ATGAAATTTCTTTTTTTTACTGACTCTCATATCAGAGGGACTACTCCTAAAAACAGAAAAGATAATTTTTATGAAACATTAAAAGCCAAATTTTTAGAAATTATAGATATTTCTAAAAAGCTGGATGTGGACTATATACTCCATGGCGGGGATTGGTTTGACAGACCGGATATTTCCCCGTCTATAGTGAGGGAGTTTGCCATTATTATAAAAAAATTTGAAAAGCCAGTTTACACCGTTGCAGGGAATCACGATATTTACGGGCACAATCCTGATACCATCGGAAGAACCATGTTGGGGCTTTTAGACGGTACAGGAATGGTTACTCTTTTAAGGCATGGTGATGAAGTATTATTAAAAAAGAATGGAATAACCGTATGTATTACCGGAAGTTCCTATAATTATGATATTGACAGTGAAGAAAATTATAAAAAATACTACATTGTAAAAAAACCCCCACATGCAGATTATGCCATTAATATCATTCATGGCATGCTTCTTTCAAAGCCCTTCTTTGAAGGAATTCCCTATACACTTCTTGATGATATAAAAGATACAGAGGCTGATATAACCCTTGCAGGTCACTACCACAGCGGTTTTGGAATTAGAAAACAAAATGGTAAATTTTTTATCAACACAGGCAGTATTGTAAGGGTTTCTAATAGTTTAGCTGAAATAGAGAGAAGACCCGGTGTTGTGTTTATAGAAATAAAGGATAAAATTTATGTAGAGGAAATACAACTTAAAACAGCTCTTTTAGGTGAAGAAGTGTTGGACAAGGATAAAATTGAGGTGTCAAAAGACAGGAACTTAAAGCTTCATGAATTTTACCAGGGCATCTCCAATAGCGGGCGGTACAAAAAAGTTGATATTTTGCAAATTATTAATGAAATAGTTTCAGATGAAAATCTTAGCCCCAAAATTAAAGAAGAGGCACTAAGAAGAATAGGAATTGCCCGTGAAAGCCTTTCTAAGGGAGGGGAAGAAGATTATTAG
- a CDS encoding AAA family ATPase, whose protein sequence is MKAFLREGKKIIRIEEIIIENFQSHKNTKITFKDGLNVIIGASDHGKSAIIRAIKWVLYNEPRGSDYIRQGANYARVTLKMSNGYTIIRERSAGKNRYILKDRHENASIFEGFGSEVPYEVVKAHGIPKVILDTDKKTCLNIGEQLEGPFLISESGALRAKAIGRMVGLHILDKSIKDTSTDLRRENQTRDRLNSEIEDIDSKLSEFKDLDKLKEALDESENVIKKLENLINKIEKLENKRLQLEYIEDKKLEVNEILLKLNKINQGEMVLKTIELYIEKLNRLESVQKRFLDVKRDIKDINIILNKTENVNETAEIINIANEKALKYEKIKGYKTNLNGIKKEIADKKIILEKTCNINEGIEIISSVNIKILRYDKVKKHQISLNNINKWIVSEEEILNKTKDIHHVEELVKKIYEDSLNINMLNLYQNKYNICKKEIANVEKQIKECDNVNEAESMVIKIDEMLKSEKRLIELNEKYKDYEKRIEEGQNYINARKAEIEKLLNEYVKILKDSGKCPLCDSLIGENVIENIIANYREENR, encoded by the coding sequence GTGAAAGCCTTTCTAAGGGAGGGGAAGAAGATTATTAGGATAGAAGAGATTATTATAGAAAATTTTCAATCTCACAAAAATACCAAAATCACTTTCAAAGACGGGCTAAACGTTATTATAGGAGCATCGGATCATGGAAAATCCGCTATAATAAGAGCTATTAAATGGGTCTTGTATAATGAACCAAGGGGAAGTGATTATATTAGACAGGGGGCTAATTATGCAAGGGTTACACTAAAGATGAGCAATGGCTACACAATTATAAGGGAGAGAAGTGCCGGCAAAAACAGGTATATTTTAAAAGATAGGCATGAAAATGCCAGTATTTTTGAAGGCTTTGGAAGTGAAGTTCCCTATGAGGTTGTTAAAGCCCATGGAATTCCAAAAGTCATTTTGGACACAGATAAAAAGACATGTCTTAACATTGGGGAGCAGCTAGAAGGCCCTTTTCTTATTTCAGAATCCGGTGCACTGCGGGCAAAGGCCATTGGCAGGATGGTAGGACTTCACATATTGGATAAATCCATAAAAGATACTTCTACAGATTTAAGAAGGGAAAATCAGACAAGGGACAGGTTAAATAGCGAAATAGAAGATATAGATTCTAAACTTTCAGAGTTTAAAGATTTGGACAAGTTAAAAGAAGCCCTAGATGAATCTGAAAACGTTATAAAAAAACTTGAAAACTTAATAAATAAAATTGAAAAGCTGGAAAATAAGAGACTTCAATTAGAATATATCGAGGATAAAAAATTAGAAGTAAATGAAATACTTCTAAAACTCAATAAAATAAACCAAGGGGAAATGGTTTTAAAAACCATTGAGTTGTACATTGAAAAACTAAACAGGTTAGAAAGTGTACAAAAAAGATTTTTAGATGTTAAAAGGGATATAAAAGATATAAATATAATTTTAAATAAAACTGAAAATGTAAACGAGACAGCTGAAATTATCAATATTGCAAATGAAAAAGCTTTAAAATATGAAAAAATAAAAGGTTACAAAACCAATTTAAACGGTATAAAAAAAGAGATTGCTGATAAAAAGATTATTTTAGAAAAGACTTGCAATATAAACGAAGGGATTGAAATTATAAGCTCTGTAAACATAAAAATTTTAAGATACGACAAAGTTAAAAAACATCAAATTAGTTTAAATAATATAAATAAATGGATTGTAAGTGAAGAAGAAATATTAAATAAAACAAAGGATATTCACCATGTTGAGGAATTAGTAAAAAAGATTTATGAGGACAGTTTAAATATAAATATGCTTAATTTATATCAAAATAAATATAATATCTGTAAAAAAGAGATAGCAAATGTTGAAAAACAAATAAAAGAATGTGATAATGTTAATGAAGCAGAGAGTATGGTAATAAAAATTGATGAAATGTTAAAATCAGAAAAAAGGCTTATAGAGCTGAATGAAAAGTACAAAGATTATGAGAAAAGAATAGAAGAAGGGCAAAATTATATTAATGCGAGGAAAGCAGAAATAGAAAAACTTTTGAATGAATATGTAAAAATACTAAAAGACAGTGGGAAATGTCCTTTATGTGACAGCTTAATAGGTGAGAATGTTATAGAAAATATTATCGCTAATTACAGGGAGGAGAACAGGTAA